In the genome of Halobacterium noricense, one region contains:
- a CDS encoding PHP domain-containing protein, giving the protein MLSVELHTHSELSYDGRDPVEMLLEQAQAVGLDALAVTDHDEIEASLRAADLAEEYGLVGIPGMEVTSADGHVLAIGVEEAVPSGEPFVDTLDAIRDRGGLAIVPHPFQSSRSGVAPNISTATLASADAIEVYNSRLLTGRANRKAERFARAHNLPMTAGSDAHIAEMVGQAVTRVGADDRSLDSVLDAIRDGRTSVEGKRTPWHISFRQAAGGAKRRVKNRLAEFF; this is encoded by the coding sequence GTGCTTTCCGTCGAACTCCACACGCACTCCGAGCTCTCCTACGACGGCCGCGACCCCGTCGAGATGCTCTTAGAGCAGGCGCAGGCGGTGGGGCTCGACGCGCTCGCTGTCACCGACCACGACGAAATCGAGGCGAGCCTGCGGGCCGCCGACCTCGCCGAGGAGTACGGCCTCGTCGGCATCCCCGGGATGGAGGTGACCAGCGCCGACGGCCACGTACTCGCCATCGGCGTCGAAGAGGCGGTGCCGTCGGGCGAGCCGTTCGTGGACACGCTCGACGCGATTCGTGACCGCGGCGGCCTCGCCATCGTCCCGCACCCGTTCCAGTCCTCACGTAGCGGCGTCGCGCCGAACATCTCGACGGCGACGCTGGCGTCCGCGGACGCCATCGAGGTGTACAACTCGCGGCTGCTCACGGGCCGCGCGAACCGGAAGGCCGAGCGGTTCGCGCGCGCCCACAACCTCCCGATGACCGCGGGCAGCGACGCCCACATCGCGGAGATGGTGGGGCAGGCGGTGACGCGCGTCGGCGCCGACGACCGCTCGCTGGACAGCGTCCTCGACGCCATCCGGGACGGCCGAACGAGCGTCGAGGGCAAGCGCACGCCGTGGCACATCAGCTTCCGGCAGGCGGCGGGCGGCGCGAAGCGCCGCGTGAAGAACCGCCTCGCGGAGTTCTTCTGA